Genomic window (Bacteroidia bacterium):
AACATGCTTGAACGCATGGAAGTAGTTTTTGGACCTGGTTCGGTAGTTTATGGTAGTGATGCTTTGGGTGGAGTAATTCACATGCACTCTCGCAAGCCTGTACTTAGTCCTGATGACAAACTATTAGTCAAAGGTAATGCTTTTACTCGTTATTCTACAGCTAACCAAGAAAAAACAGGACATATAGACTTCAATATCGGACTTAAAAAATTTGCTTCACTAACCAGTTTCACTTACTCTGACTTTGGGGACTTGCGCATGGGTAATATTCGTAACCCATTCCACGGCAATTGGGGTAAACGCTTAATCTATCAAACGCGCATAGATGGTAAAGATACTGCGTTAAAAAATGATGATTTTAATATCCAAATAGGTTCAGCATACAAGCAGTATGATTTAACTCAAAAAATTCGCTTTGACCAGAATAGCGCTATCTCTCACATGCTTAACTTTCAGTATTCCACTTCTAGCGATGTACCCCGCTATGACCGTTTGTCTGAAATTACAAGTGGTGGGCAACCTCGTTTTGCAGAATGGTACTACGGACCTCAAAAACGTCTACTCGGTGCTTATCATTTGAATTTGTCCAACGCAAATCCTGTATATGACCAAGCACGTTTTATTCTGTCTTACCAAGACATAGAGGAAAGCCGCCATACACGTAACTTCAAGAACAATAACAAAACCTCACGTATTGAAAATGTTAAGGTATTTGCCCTCAATGCGGATTTAGTAAAAAAGATACAAAATCATGAAGTCCGTTATGGACTAGAAGGAGTTCATAATATCGTTGCTTCAAGAGCAGAAAGGGTAAATATCGCTACAGGTGTAAAAAGTCCTGCCAGCACTCGTTACCCTGATGGCGGTTCTACGGTAACCAGTATAGCCGCTTATGCTACACATGCTTGGGAGATAAATGAGAAATTTGTTACTAATGCAGGAGTGAGATTTTCTCATGTGGATCTAAGCGCTAAGTTTGATGACAAAGACAATATTATGAAATTCCCATTCAAAACAGCTGAACAAGTGAATAATGCTCTGACAGGAAATATTGGCTTAATTTACAAACCCATTCCCTCTTTACGCATATCTACACTATTTTCTTCAGGCTTCCGCTCGCCTAACGTAGATGATTTAGGTAAGGTATTTGACAGTAACTCCGCTAATCGTTTAGTAGTTGTACCTAACCCTGACTTAAAGCCTGAATACACTTACAACGCTGAACTTGGCATTCAAAAAACTTTTGATAATGACAAGGTCAAACTCAGTTTAATAGGCTTTTACACTATTTTTGATAACGCTATTGTGCTAGACAATTTCAAGTTCAATGGTCAGGACTCTATTATTTACGATGGTGTGCTATGCAAGGTACAAGCTAATCAAAACAAAAATGAAGCTTACTTATACGGAGGTACGTTTACCGTAGCAGGGGATATTACCAAGGCGTTTTCTGTATTTGGCACAGTTACTTATACGTATGGTCGGGTGCGCCCTCAAAAACCTGGTGATAAAGAAGTCCCTCTTGATCACATTCCTCCTGTGTATGGTAGAGTAGGATTTCAGTTGAACTTAAACCGCTTCAAAGGTGAGTTCTTTACTTTGTTTAACGGACCAAAGTTGTTGAGGGATTATAGTCCTGTGGGTGAGGATAACCTCCAATATGCTACTCCTAATGGCATGCCTGGTTGGTTTACTTTGAATATCCGTACGCAGTATCAAGTTTACAAGTATGTAAACTTGCAAGCAGGATTAGAGAATATACTGGACACGCATTATAGGCATTTTGCTTCGGGTATTTCTGCTCCGGGCAGAAACCTTTATCTTGCTGTAAGGGCAAATTTTTAGGCGTATAGTTTAATTCTATTCAACAGGTTCAGCTTTTATAGGTTGAACCTGTTTTTCTTTTTGGGCGTGCCCCTTGCTGACGCAAGGGTCGGGGCATTCCGCACTACGCTAACGCTTCGGTACTTCGCTGCGCT
Coding sequences:
- a CDS encoding TonB-dependent receptor → MAVVCLHAQNIVTVRDAQTLRVLENVVITNADKTASVTTNAKGQADISALGNGDLTLILAGYQPLTLSAQNIKDLNYEVKLLQSTMDLNEIVVSASKFEEKKVDVAQPILVISDEVIRTANAQNTGDLLMQTGGVFVQKSQLGGSSPVLRGFEASRVLLVVDGIRMNNAIYRSGHLQNIITVDQNMLERMEVVFGPGSVVYGSDALGGVIHMHSRKPVLSPDDKLLVKGNAFTRYSTANQEKTGHIDFNIGLKKFASLTSFTYSDFGDLRMGNIRNPFHGNWGKRLIYQTRIDGKDTALKNDDFNIQIGSAYKQYDLTQKIRFDQNSAISHMLNFQYSTSSDVPRYDRLSEITSGGQPRFAEWYYGPQKRLLGAYHLNLSNANPVYDQARFILSYQDIEESRHTRNFKNNNKTSRIENVKVFALNADLVKKIQNHEVRYGLEGVHNIVASRAERVNIATGVKSPASTRYPDGGSTVTSIAAYATHAWEINEKFVTNAGVRFSHVDLSAKFDDKDNIMKFPFKTAEQVNNALTGNIGLIYKPIPSLRISTLFSSGFRSPNVDDLGKVFDSNSANRLVVVPNPDLKPEYTYNAELGIQKTFDNDKVKLSLIGFYTIFDNAIVLDNFKFNGQDSIIYDGVLCKVQANQNKNEAYLYGGTFTVAGDITKAFSVFGTVTYTYGRVRPQKPGDKEVPLDHIPPVYGRVGFQLNLNRFKGEFFTLFNGPKLLRDYSPVGEDNLQYATPNGMPGWFTLNIRTQYQVYKYVNLQAGLENILDTHYRHFASGISAPGRNLYLAVRANF